A portion of the Primulina eburnea isolate SZY01 unplaced genomic scaffold, ASM2296580v1 ctg591_ERROPOS1600000+, whole genome shotgun sequence genome contains these proteins:
- the LOC140821496 gene encoding uncharacterized protein isoform X2 → MPVWLILWRKQVLLIYQLQEQKYGWKAIRRKMDNLVVKLLEKKCLVFGKEIRGRVYGMGFGVAPSKVGASLQQNETIKQLQSMMHNLQQEVQLMRSIVFQSTRQQNEREHVGSGGNIGIENDIGSGCDINRPKKSCNADNVNQHQVASRSNLKNVSNGDVPDNIKCKLLH, encoded by the exons ATGCCTGTTTGGCTCATATTAtg GAGAAAACAAGTTCTGCTGATATACCAATTACAAGAACAAAAGTATGGGTGGAAGGCGATAAGAAGAAAAATGGACAACCTAGTGGTGAAGCTGTTGGAGAAAAAATG CCTTGTATTTGGGAAGGAAATTCGAGGTAGAGTGTATGGAATGGGCTTTGGAGTTGCACCTTCAAAAGTTGGAGCATCTTTGCAACAAAATGAGACTATCAAACAACTTCAAAGTATGATGCACAACCTTCAACAAGAAGTGCAACTAATGAGGTCCATTGTTTTCCAAAGTACTAGGCAACAAAATGAGCGAGAACAT GTTGGTAGTGGTGGCAATATTGGGATTGAGAATGATATTGGTAGCGGCTGTGATATCAATCGTCCCAAAAAAAGTTGTAATGCTGATAATGTGAACCAACATCAAGTTGCATCTCGG TCAAATTTAAAGAATGTGAGTAATGGAGATGTCCCTGACAATATTAAATGTAAGTTGCTTCATTAG
- the LOC140821496 gene encoding uncharacterized protein isoform X1 translates to MEKTSSADIPITRTKVWVEGDKKKNGQPSGEAVGEKMKEIEECEPESQNTTNTAEDAISLVFGKEIRGRVYGMGFGVAPSKVGASLQQNETIKQLQSMMHNLQQEVQLMRSIVFQSTRQQNEREHVGSGGNIGIENDIGSGCDINRPKKSCNADNVNQHQVASRSNLKNVSNGDVPDNIKCKLLH, encoded by the exons Atg GAGAAAACAAGTTCTGCTGATATACCAATTACAAGAACAAAAGTATGGGTGGAAGGCGATAAGAAGAAAAATGGACAACCTAGTGGTGAAGCTGTTGGAGAAAAAATG AAAGAAATAGAAGAATGTGAACCTGAATCTCAAAACACTACTAACACTGCGGAGGATGCAATTAGCCTTGTATTTGGGAAGGAAATTCGAGGTAGAGTGTATGGAATGGGCTTTGGAGTTGCACCTTCAAAAGTTGGAGCATCTTTGCAACAAAATGAGACTATCAAACAACTTCAAAGTATGATGCACAACCTTCAACAAGAAGTGCAACTAATGAGGTCCATTGTTTTCCAAAGTACTAGGCAACAAAATGAGCGAGAACAT GTTGGTAGTGGTGGCAATATTGGGATTGAGAATGATATTGGTAGCGGCTGTGATATCAATCGTCCCAAAAAAAGTTGTAATGCTGATAATGTGAACCAACATCAAGTTGCATCTCGG TCAAATTTAAAGAATGTGAGTAATGGAGATGTCCCTGACAATATTAAATGTAAGTTGCTTCATTAG